A part of Primulina eburnea isolate SZY01 chromosome 10, ASM2296580v1, whole genome shotgun sequence genomic DNA contains:
- the LOC140842408 gene encoding uncharacterized protein, which produces MDIQKGLLPLNSTYFHQEKSMDDWRQSVLLNMELEEELRIRDEQIAQLQEMLHLTIKERNEAQEKCQNVFFEKILIQQRLNQSAPNSGISSTEEDDPIKGTELTNVFSSSDCDESIVSSPHHLPPPQLPPPAGEVEPEFPILLERSLPEKGKLLQAVMKAGPLLHNLLLAGPLPRWRQPPPPLDTNQIPPPPVVIPSSPTSLPTLMSSQSIHQESLQNNILKVYKKRALSENSDHSPAELRYQKRFLQSPLII; this is translated from the exons ATGGATATTCAAAAAGGCCTCCTTCCTCTAAACAGTACTTATTTCCACCAAGAAAAG AGTATGGATGATTGGAGGCAATCTGTGCTGCTGAACATGGAGCTGGAGGAAGAACTCAGGATCAGAGATGAACAAATTGCCCAACTCCAAGAAATGCTACACTTAACCATTAAAGAGAGAAACGAAGCTCAAGAAAAGTGCCAAAATGTGTTCTTTGAGAAGATTTTGATTCAGCAGAGATTGAACCAATCTGCTCCGAATTCTGGGATTTCAAGCACCGAAGAAGATGATCCCATAAAAGGGACAGAATTAACAAATGTCTTCTCTTCCTCGGATTGTGACGAGAGTATTGTTTCGTCTCCACACCACCTCCCGCCGCCGCAGCTTCCTCCGCCAGCAGGAGAGGTGGAACCAGAGTTTCCCATCTTACTCGAAAGGTCATTGCCGGAAAAGGGGAAGCTTTTGCAAGCAGTGATGAAAGCGGGGCCGCTTCTACATAACCTCCTCCTCGCCGGCCCTCTCCCGCGGTGGCGCCAGCCTCCACCGCCGCTTGACACCAACCAGATCCCACCGCCACCGGTGGTGATTCCATCATCACCAACATCTCTTCCAACGCTAATGTCCAGTCAATCCATCCACCAAGAATCGTTACAAAACAACATTTTGAAGGTATATAAGAAGAGGGCTCTCTCTGAAAACTCTGATCATTCCCCCGCTGAGTTGAGATACCAAAAGAGATTTCTCCAATCGCCATTAATTATCTAA